A single window of Methanoculleus oceani DNA harbors:
- a CDS encoding amino acid ABC transporter permease yields the protein MDQAVFVFDILLPALMQGLVVTLQLIACSAPFGLALGIAVAVGRQYGGRAVSSACKMFVFLIKGTPLLLLLFILYFGLPAIGITFTAFVASVVGFILCNGAYNAEYIRGALISIKEGQMVAAQALGMTRWQAIRNVILPQALRRAIPGLSNEFIYLIKYSSLAYMLTVIELSGAGKLVATKYFTYTESFAVVGVVYLVLVTITTVAVSILEKRVAVPGTTRAATAAQL from the coding sequence ATGGACCAGGCAGTCTTCGTCTTCGATATCCTCCTCCCGGCGCTGATGCAGGGGCTGGTCGTAACCCTGCAGCTGATCGCGTGCTCCGCCCCGTTCGGCCTCGCGCTCGGGATCGCCGTTGCGGTGGGGAGACAGTACGGCGGCCGTGCCGTATCCTCTGCCTGCAAGATGTTCGTCTTTCTCATCAAGGGCACGCCGCTCCTCCTTCTCCTCTTCATCCTCTACTTCGGCCTTCCGGCGATCGGGATCACTTTCACCGCATTCGTGGCATCGGTGGTCGGGTTTATCCTCTGCAACGGGGCGTATAACGCCGAGTACATCCGGGGCGCCCTCATATCGATCAAGGAAGGCCAGATGGTTGCCGCCCAGGCGCTCGGGATGACCCGGTGGCAGGCGATCCGGAACGTTATCCTGCCGCAGGCGCTCCGCCGGGCGATACCGGGGCTTTCGAACGAGTTCATCTACCTGATCAAGTATTCGTCGCTCGCGTACATGCTCACGGTGATCGAGCTCTCCGGGGCTGGGAAACTGGTGGCGACGAAGTACTTCACTTATACGGAGTCGTTTGCGGTCGTCGGCGTCGTCTACCTCGTGCTGGTGACTATCACGACCGTCGCCGTCAGTATCCTGGAAAAACGGGTGGCCGTCCCCGGAACGACCCGGGCCGCCACTGCGGCTCAGTTGTGA
- a CDS encoding amino acid ABC transporter ATP-binding protein, whose translation MNNNDIVLRVEDIHKSFGGNEVLRGVSFDVRRGETKVFIGPSGTGKSTLLRCINQLTPPDRGTVWLDGEEVTNSGARINYFRQKIGMVFQNFFLFDHLTALRNVELALLKVRGMGKAEAREKALTELRQVGMEDWADHYPAELSGGQAQRVSIARALAMDPDVILFDEPTSALDPELTREVLEVMKKLAREGMTMLVVTHEMGFACSVANEVLFMENGVVAEQGSPDLLLHDPRFTRMKDFIGRIDSRMED comes from the coding sequence ATGAACAACAACGACATTGTGTTGAGAGTCGAGGACATACACAAGTCCTTCGGGGGGAACGAGGTGTTGCGGGGAGTCTCGTTCGATGTCCGGCGGGGCGAGACGAAGGTATTCATCGGTCCCTCGGGGACGGGGAAGAGCACGCTTCTCCGGTGCATCAACCAGCTGACGCCGCCCGACCGCGGGACGGTCTGGCTTGACGGAGAGGAGGTCACGAACTCGGGGGCGCGGATCAACTACTTCCGGCAGAAGATCGGAATGGTTTTCCAGAATTTCTTCCTCTTCGACCACCTCACCGCGCTCAGGAACGTCGAACTGGCGCTCTTGAAGGTCAGGGGCATGGGGAAGGCGGAGGCACGCGAGAAAGCCCTCACCGAACTCCGGCAGGTGGGGATGGAGGACTGGGCCGACCACTACCCGGCCGAACTCTCCGGCGGCCAGGCCCAGAGGGTATCCATCGCCCGGGCGCTTGCCATGGACCCGGACGTCATCCTCTTTGACGAACCGACGTCCGCGCTCGATCCCGAACTGACGAGGGAGGTGCTCGAGGTCATGAAGAAACTGGCCCGGGAGGGGATGACGATGCTCGTCGTCACCCATGAGATGGGGTTTGCCTGTTCGGTTGCAAACGAGGTCCTCTTCATGGAGAACGGCGTGGTTGCCGAGCAGGGGTCGCCGGACCTGCTCCTGCATGATCCGCGGTTCACCCGGATGAAGGACTTCATCGGCCGGATCGATTCCCGGATGGAGGACTGA
- a CDS encoding 6-phosphofructokinase: MTTVGILTGGGDCPGLNAVIRAVVRTGAKHGFDAIGIRDGWLGLVAGNVEPLTDYSVTGILPKGGTILGTSRTNPFKNEADVQRLRDNIRKFGIDAIVAIGGEDTLGVANKLSKMGIPVVGVPKTIDNDVGATDYTFGFDTAVSIVTEAIDRLHTTAESHHRVMVVEVMGRHAGWIATVAGIAGGADEILIPEIPFDLDEVTHHLRARYERGKKFSIVVVAEGAQPKGMAEAIAQSARTDEFGHVTLGGVGNYLRDELEKRLDMEVRVTVLGHIQRGGSPTAHDRVLATRFGVAAADLIKEKDFGKMVALRGDDIVAVPLEEAVANLKTVDMDLYKIATIFYGG, from the coding sequence ATGACGACGGTCGGCATACTGACGGGAGGAGGCGACTGCCCGGGCCTGAACGCGGTTATCCGGGCGGTCGTGCGGACGGGAGCGAAGCACGGGTTCGATGCGATCGGGATCCGGGACGGATGGCTCGGGCTGGTCGCCGGGAACGTCGAACCGCTCACAGATTACTCGGTGACCGGGATCCTCCCGAAAGGCGGGACGATCCTCGGGACGTCGCGGACGAACCCCTTCAAGAACGAGGCCGACGTCCAGCGGCTGCGCGACAACATCAGGAAGTTCGGGATCGACGCGATCGTCGCGATCGGCGGCGAGGATACCCTGGGTGTCGCGAACAAACTCTCGAAGATGGGTATCCCGGTCGTGGGGGTCCCAAAGACCATCGACAACGACGTCGGCGCGACCGATTACACCTTCGGGTTCGACACCGCCGTCTCTATCGTCACTGAGGCGATCGACCGCCTCCACACGACGGCGGAGTCGCACCACCGGGTCATGGTCGTGGAGGTGATGGGCCGGCACGCCGGGTGGATCGCGACCGTTGCCGGGATCGCGGGCGGGGCCGACGAGATCCTCATCCCGGAGATCCCGTTCGATCTCGACGAGGTCACCCACCACCTCCGGGCGCGCTACGAGCGGGGAAAGAAGTTCAGCATCGTCGTGGTCGCCGAGGGCGCCCAGCCGAAGGGGATGGCGGAGGCGATCGCACAGTCCGCACGGACGGACGAGTTCGGCCACGTGACGCTCGGCGGCGTCGGGAACTACCTGCGCGACGAACTCGAAAAGCGGCTCGATATGGAGGTGCGGGTGACGGTGCTCGGGCACATCCAGCGCGGCGGCTCCCCGACGGCGCACGACCGGGTGCTCGCGACCCGGTTCGGGGTGGCGGCGGCGGACCTCATCAAGGAGAAGGACTTCGGGAAGATGGTCGCCCTCCGGGGGGACGATATCGTCGCGGTCCCGCTCGAGGAGGCGGTGGCGAACCTCAAGACGGTGGATATGGACCTTTACAAGATCGCGACCATCTTTTATGGGGGGTGA
- a CDS encoding S1C family serine protease gives MDKISHKLFQHAGGSPPVSAQKGHGTSPDTGESDADLLDAYSRAVVRVVESVGPAVVSVVAGKNLQGRRGEQMGAGSGVVVAPEGYILTNNHVVQGAGRLEVRTADGTALPARLAGADPATDLAVLRTDTGGLSYAPFGDSGALSVGQLAIAIGNPLGFDSTVSTGVLSALGRAFRSRDGRLIENIIQHTAPLNPGNSGGPLVDSRGRVIGINTAIIPMAQGICFSIPSNTAAWVLPQLVADGRVRRGYLGIAGQSQPLPQPLVAALGLTVNQAVEVVSVNRASPAGRAGLRPGDLIIGINETDVACVDDLHRFLATWPIAEPATLSLVREQRRITLPIIPAEAVACPATG, from the coding sequence ATGGATAAAATCAGCCACAAACTCTTCCAGCATGCTGGCGGCTCTCCTCCGGTATCCGCCCAGAAAGGCCACGGTACATCTCCCGATACCGGGGAGTCCGATGCCGACCTCCTCGACGCCTACTCCCGGGCCGTCGTCAGGGTCGTCGAGTCGGTGGGACCCGCGGTCGTGAGCGTGGTCGCGGGGAAGAACCTCCAGGGCCGGCGCGGCGAGCAGATGGGGGCAGGCTCGGGCGTGGTCGTGGCACCGGAAGGCTACATCCTGACCAACAACCATGTGGTGCAGGGAGCGGGGAGGCTCGAGGTCCGTACGGCTGACGGGACCGCTCTTCCTGCGCGCCTGGCCGGGGCCGATCCGGCGACCGATCTCGCCGTGCTTCGTACCGATACCGGGGGTCTCTCCTACGCGCCGTTCGGCGACTCCGGGGCGCTCTCGGTCGGCCAGCTCGCGATAGCCATCGGCAACCCGCTCGGCTTCGACTCGACCGTCTCGACGGGAGTCCTGAGCGCTCTCGGGCGGGCGTTCCGGAGCCGGGACGGCCGCCTGATCGAGAACATCATCCAGCACACCGCTCCCTTAAACCCCGGCAACTCCGGCGGTCCGCTGGTGGACTCGCGCGGCCGGGTCATCGGCATCAACACAGCCATCATCCCGATGGCCCAGGGTATCTGCTTCTCAATCCCCTCGAACACCGCCGCCTGGGTCCTCCCGCAGCTGGTCGCCGACGGCAGGGTGCGTCGCGGATACCTCGGTATTGCCGGCCAGTCACAGCCGCTCCCGCAGCCGCTTGTTGCGGCGCTCGGGCTTACCGTGAATCAGGCGGTCGAGGTCGTCTCGGTGAACAGGGCAAGCCCCGCCGGTCGGGCAGGGCTCCGGCCGGGAGACCTGATCATCGGGATCAACGAGACCGACGTTGCGTGCGTGGACGACCTGCACCGGTTCCTCGCCACCTGGCCCATCGCGGAGCCGGCAACCCTATCGCTCGTGCGGGAACAGCGGCGGATCACGCTCCCGATCATCCCGGCGGAAGCGGTCGCGTGTCCCGCCACCGGGTGA
- a CDS encoding aldolase encodes MPPAPDIRIPLDVPSEEQERYRENYSAITHGTGRLMLFAGDQKIEHLNDDFFGEGIHPEDADPEHLFRIASRARIGVFATQLGMIARYGGDYRDVPYLVKLNSKTNLVGTSQRDPLSSELHLVRQVVDLRDRTGLSILGVGYTVYLGSEYEAMMLYQAAQIVNNAHQNGLITVLWMYPRGKAVKDERDPHLVAGAAGVAATLGSDFAKVNPPKAGKSVDAALLREAVAAAGRTGVVCAGGSHADMQEFLQQLHDQIHIGGTVGNATGRNIHQRSLDEAVRFCNAISAITLDDASVEEANRICTGGRC; translated from the coding sequence ATGCCACCTGCACCCGATATCAGGATCCCTCTCGATGTGCCCTCCGAGGAGCAGGAGAGGTACCGGGAGAATTACAGTGCGATCACGCACGGCACCGGGAGGCTGATGCTCTTTGCCGGAGACCAGAAGATCGAGCACCTTAACGACGACTTCTTCGGCGAAGGCATTCATCCCGAAGATGCCGATCCCGAACATCTCTTCCGGATCGCAAGCCGGGCGAGGATCGGGGTTTTTGCGACGCAACTCGGGATGATCGCCCGGTACGGCGGGGATTACCGGGACGTGCCGTACCTCGTCAAACTCAACTCCAAGACCAACCTGGTCGGGACCTCCCAGCGGGACCCGCTCAGTTCGGAACTCCACCTTGTCCGGCAGGTCGTCGACCTCCGGGACCGGACAGGGCTCTCGATCCTCGGCGTCGGCTACACGGTCTACCTCGGGAGCGAGTACGAGGCGATGATGCTCTACCAGGCTGCCCAGATCGTCAACAACGCGCACCAGAACGGTCTTATCACCGTGCTCTGGATGTATCCCCGCGGCAAAGCGGTCAAGGACGAGCGGGACCCGCACCTGGTCGCGGGTGCGGCGGGTGTCGCAGCGACTCTCGGGAGCGACTTTGCGAAGGTGAACCCGCCAAAGGCGGGCAAGTCGGTCGACGCTGCGCTGCTCCGGGAGGCCGTGGCGGCCGCAGGCAGGACGGGCGTGGTCTGTGCCGGCGGGTCGCATGCCGACATGCAGGAGTTCCTGCAGCAGCTCCACGACCAGATCCACATCGGCGGCACGGTAGGGAACGCGACCGGCAGGAACATCCACCAGCGGTCGCTTGATGAGGCCGTCCGGTTCTGCAACGCGATATCGGCGATCACCCTCGATGATGCGAGCGTGGAGGAGGCAAACAGGATCTGCACGGGAGGCAGGTGTTAG
- a CDS encoding DUF2795 domain-containing protein, producing the protein MVRIMKGMKESAMGGMSKAAGSLQELDPRIIEQITSRINFPASKDNLISQAKDSGAPQGILDMLNQFEDKQYNSQEDIKSELQKVQQK; encoded by the coding sequence ATGGTGAGGATCATGAAAGGTATGAAGGAATCCGCCATGGGCGGGATGTCAAAAGCCGCCGGGTCCCTGCAGGAACTCGATCCGCGGATCATCGAGCAGATCACTTCGAGGATCAATTTTCCCGCGTCGAAAGACAATCTTATCTCCCAGGCGAAGGATAGCGGAGCACCCCAGGGCATCCTCGACATGTTGAACCAGTTTGAGGATAAGCAGTACAACAGCCAGGAAGACATTAAATCAGAGTTGCAGAAAGTCCAGCAGAAGTAA
- a CDS encoding alpha/beta hydrolase: MLETAAIQVDVGATRVEVHPTNVRRMPQAGEAYEIVEIETDRGTTTCRYYEAQGARNGVVMVGGTGGGFDTPARELYPQLATDLQNDRISTLRVQYRHPTDLVESTVDTILGMRYLESREVSAVGLVGHSLGGAVVIQAAASDPAVRVVVAISTQTDGTEPVAGLAGRAAILLLHGDHDPVLPHSASEEVYRRAHEPKRLVVYEGAGHTLDEVAESLSVEVKAWLLKHLPGTLV; encoded by the coding sequence ATGCTCGAGACGGCTGCAATTCAAGTGGATGTAGGTGCAACGAGGGTCGAGGTGCACCCCACGAACGTCAGGAGGATGCCGCAGGCCGGCGAGGCCTACGAGATCGTGGAGATCGAGACCGACCGCGGGACGACCACCTGCCGCTACTACGAGGCGCAGGGGGCCAGAAACGGCGTCGTCATGGTAGGCGGGACCGGCGGCGGGTTTGATACCCCCGCCCGGGAACTCTACCCGCAACTGGCGACGGATCTCCAGAACGACAGGATCAGCACGCTCCGGGTGCAGTACCGGCACCCGACCGACCTCGTGGAATCGACCGTCGACACGATCCTCGGCATGCGCTACCTTGAGAGCCGGGAGGTCTCGGCCGTCGGGCTGGTCGGGCACTCGCTCGGGGGAGCGGTGGTGATCCAGGCGGCGGCGAGCGATCCGGCGGTCAGGGTCGTCGTCGCCATCTCCACCCAGACCGACGGGACCGAACCGGTCGCCGGCCTCGCCGGCCGTGCGGCAATCCTCCTCCTTCACGGGGATCACGACCCGGTCCTCCCCCATAGCGCATCTGAGGAGGTCTACCGGCGTGCCCACGAGCCCAAACGGCTGGTCGTCTATGAAGGAGCGGGCCACACCCTCGATGAGGTGGCGGAGAGCCTCTCCGTCGAGGTGAAGGCGTGGCTCCTCAAACACCTCCCGGGGACGCTCGTCTGA
- a CDS encoding nitroreductase family protein, with amino-acid sequence MVTATESIGILSVIRERRSIRNYIDRDVPDEAIRAIIAAGIQAPTALGLQPWQFVVVRDRDLMQRASDYCKPILLEKIGEEARPGTEEFLAALRGPEFNIFYNAPVLILVLGAREVVSSVLDCALCAENMMLAAWALGIGSCWIGSAALIEQNPDLLAALKVPDDHQVVAPLIFGYPAPLLPKPVRREPRITWIP; translated from the coding sequence ATGGTGACGGCTACAGAGTCCATTGGGATCCTTTCCGTGATCCGCGAACGCCGGAGCATCAGGAACTACATCGACCGGGATGTCCCGGACGAGGCTATCAGGGCGATCATCGCTGCGGGCATCCAGGCCCCGACCGCTCTTGGGCTTCAGCCCTGGCAGTTCGTGGTCGTGAGAGACAGGGACCTGATGCAGCGGGCGTCCGATTACTGCAAACCGATCCTCTTAGAGAAGATCGGAGAGGAGGCACGCCCGGGGACGGAAGAGTTCCTTGCGGCGCTCAGGGGCCCGGAGTTCAACATCTTCTACAATGCCCCGGTGCTGATCCTGGTCCTCGGCGCACGGGAGGTCGTATCGAGCGTCCTCGACTGCGCGCTCTGTGCGGAAAACATGATGCTTGCCGCCTGGGCCCTCGGCATCGGCAGCTGCTGGATCGGTTCCGCAGCCCTCATCGAGCAGAACCCCGACCTCCTCGCGGCGCTGAAGGTCCCCGACGACCACCAGGTCGTGGCACCGCTGATCTTCGGCTATCCTGCCCCCCTGTTGCCGAAACCGGTGCGGCGGGAACCCCGGATAACGTGGATCCCGTAG
- a CDS encoding DUF5518 domain-containing protein gives MVSRTAVGRLFGAVVGALVIGAVSLLGRLEFLPGPVMTVAFLFGGGLVAGLLTPGTIRDGAVTGAACGMLTALLAASLITLMSLVESSPQYPPFWMTFGFYALVLTAILLPYNAVGGAAGTAVRNGIRRGTAGAAERARWLGIGIGTAVIAGSSLLVAFLGPLLMAPPLVGGFIAGYSTKGGARDGLEAGLVAALFGTGLFLPPFLWTASHAEGFVAGLAGMAAIALGLLFPLLGTAAGVAGAVVRQSFGKGAGDGVGD, from the coding sequence ATGGTATCGCGTACCGCCGTCGGCCGCCTTTTCGGGGCGGTTGTGGGAGCGCTGGTGATCGGTGCGGTCTCGCTCCTCGGTCGGCTGGAGTTCCTCCCGGGTCCGGTGATGACGGTGGCGTTCCTCTTCGGCGGGGGACTCGTCGCCGGGCTTCTCACCCCGGGAACAATCAGGGACGGCGCCGTCACCGGGGCCGCATGCGGGATGCTTACGGCCCTGCTTGCAGCCTCCTTGATAACTCTCATGAGCCTGGTGGAGAGCAGTCCACAGTATCCCCCGTTCTGGATGACCTTCGGCTTCTACGCCCTGGTCCTCACGGCAATCCTCCTCCCCTACAACGCCGTCGGCGGGGCGGCCGGGACGGCGGTGCGAAACGGTATCCGGAGGGGTACCGCCGGTGCCGCCGAGCGAGCACGATGGCTCGGGATCGGCATCGGCACGGCCGTCATCGCCGGTTCGTCTCTCCTCGTTGCCTTTCTCGGCCCGCTGCTTATGGCTCCTCCGCTCGTCGGGGGGTTCATCGCAGGTTATTCTACGAAGGGAGGGGCACGAGACGGCCTTGAGGCCGGGCTTGTCGCGGCGCTCTTCGGTACCGGCCTTTTTCTGCCCCCGTTCCTCTGGACCGCGTCGCATGCTGAGGGGTTCGTCGCCGGGCTCGCGGGGATGGCCGCGATCGCCCTGGGACTGCTCTTCCCTCTCCTCGGGACCGCCGCCGGGGTTGCCGGGGCGGTTGTGCGACAGAGTTTTGGGAAGGGTGCGGGTGATGGTGTGGGGGATTGA
- a CDS encoding ABC transporter substrate-binding protein produces the protein MRTHGILTLLACLVAVLAVAGAGCTGTTEQTGGAELKDSYIVGIDGAYPPFSYIDKDGNAQGFDVDSMKWIAEKKGIEVTFMAVDWDAIIPTLQAGKIDMVYAGMSITPERQEKVSFTNPYWSINQDVAAREDSNVTLDDVLAGKVILGAQRGCTAAIWIEENLIETGKMPKDNLKYYPDTPAAVSDLEIGRIDAVMYDDVSLQDIISGKPLKTIGSVETQEQEQFGVAIRKEDTALLELMNEGIAELQADPYWEELKEKHNLK, from the coding sequence ATGAGAACGCATGGCATTCTTACGTTGCTCGCCTGTCTTGTCGCAGTGCTGGCCGTCGCAGGTGCGGGGTGCACCGGCACGACCGAGCAGACCGGCGGAGCGGAACTGAAAGACTCATACATCGTCGGCATCGACGGCGCGTATCCTCCCTTTAGCTACATCGATAAGGACGGGAACGCCCAGGGATTCGATGTCGACTCCATGAAGTGGATCGCCGAGAAGAAGGGCATCGAGGTGACGTTCATGGCGGTCGACTGGGACGCGATCATCCCGACCCTCCAGGCGGGGAAGATCGATATGGTCTATGCCGGGATGTCGATCACCCCCGAGCGGCAGGAGAAGGTCAGCTTCACCAACCCCTACTGGTCAATCAATCAGGACGTCGCGGCCCGCGAGGACTCGAACGTGACGCTTGATGACGTCCTTGCCGGAAAGGTAATCCTCGGAGCGCAGCGGGGATGCACCGCCGCCATCTGGATCGAGGAGAACCTGATCGAGACCGGGAAGATGCCCAAAGACAACCTGAAATACTATCCCGACACACCGGCTGCCGTCAGCGACCTCGAGATCGGTAGGATCGACGCAGTTATGTACGACGACGTCTCCCTGCAGGACATCATCAGCGGCAAGCCGCTGAAGACCATCGGGTCCGTCGAGACGCAGGAGCAGGAACAGTTCGGCGTCGCCATCAGAAAGGAGGATACCGCGCTCCTCGAGCTCATGAACGAGGGGATTGCGGAACTCCAGGCCGATCCCTACTGGGAAGAGCTCAAAGAGAAGCACAACCTGAAGTAA
- a CDS encoding amino acid ABC transporter permease codes for MDVLPILIEWFPYLLSGVASTLGLVLVALALGLLLGLPMALGQVYGSRPVRWVIGVYVWFFRGLPILVLLFLFWFGIFPGLGLGDLSAFVVGAIVLGFRGAAYQSQIFRGAIQSVGEGQMIAARSLGMSRLTAIRSVILPQAMRIALPGWSNEYPNILTDSAVCYAIGVVELLTITSRMVTQTHITMPVYLTTAGIFIILNYGGLKVLHRLERRVAIPGFGTGAM; via the coding sequence ATGGACGTTCTGCCAATCCTTATCGAGTGGTTTCCATATCTCCTTTCCGGCGTTGCCTCTACCCTCGGTCTTGTCCTGGTTGCCCTCGCCCTCGGCCTTCTTCTCGGGCTGCCCATGGCGCTCGGCCAGGTGTACGGCTCCCGGCCGGTGCGCTGGGTCATCGGGGTCTACGTCTGGTTCTTCAGGGGACTCCCCATCCTCGTCCTGCTCTTCCTCTTCTGGTTCGGCATATTTCCGGGGCTCGGGCTCGGCGATCTTTCGGCGTTCGTCGTCGGAGCGATCGTGCTGGGTTTCCGGGGGGCGGCATACCAGTCCCAGATCTTCCGGGGAGCCATCCAGTCAGTCGGGGAAGGGCAGATGATCGCGGCGCGATCCCTTGGGATGAGCAGGCTCACCGCCATCCGCTCCGTTATCCTCCCCCAGGCGATGCGCATCGCTCTCCCCGGGTGGTCGAACGAGTATCCCAATATCCTGACCGACTCGGCGGTCTGCTACGCGATCGGGGTCGTCGAACTGCTCACCATTACGTCGCGGATGGTCACGCAGACCCACATAACCATGCCTGTCTACCTTACCACGGCGGGGATATTCATCATCTTAAACTACGGGGGCCTCAAAGTCCTGCACAGGCTGGAGAGGAGGGTAGCAATCCCGGGATTCGGAACCGGAGCGATGTAG
- a CDS encoding DMT family transporter codes for MGGSAPFTKLLLDGTGPLVLAALVSLGSGSGALLFSLTGTAAGNKRSHMEAPPGRSEIPWLIGVTLFGGLLAPVTLVYSLPETPAATAALLLNFEAVATTLIAATLFGEWVSRRVWVALGCITASCLLLTWNPAAGLGLSLPAIGILLTCLFWAVDNNLGQRLSAKDPLLVISVKGIGAGTVTLLVALAAGEHLPGPATAAAAMVVGFLCYGGLTSILFLLALRGIGAARAGSLLAVSPFFGVLFSLLLFAELPAGAFYVALPVMALGAWLMISEEHSHPHRHPATVHEHRHRHDDLHHDHDHEAGDPPLSAAGEHSHVHAHAELAHEHPHQPDIHHRHLHRR; via the coding sequence ATCGGGGGGAGCGCCCCGTTCACGAAACTTCTCCTCGACGGCACCGGACCGCTCGTTCTCGCCGCACTGGTCTCGCTCGGGAGCGGCTCCGGCGCACTGCTCTTCTCCCTCACCGGAACGGCGGCGGGTAACAAACGGAGCCACATGGAGGCGCCGCCCGGGAGGAGCGAGATCCCCTGGCTCATCGGCGTGACGCTCTTTGGAGGGCTTCTCGCACCGGTCACCCTGGTATACAGTCTCCCCGAAACGCCGGCGGCGACGGCGGCCCTCCTCCTGAACTTCGAGGCCGTTGCAACGACACTGATTGCCGCGACGCTCTTTGGCGAGTGGGTGAGCCGCCGCGTCTGGGTTGCGCTCGGGTGCATCACCGCGTCGTGCCTCCTCCTCACCTGGAACCCGGCCGCCGGACTCGGGTTATCCCTCCCGGCGATCGGCATCCTGCTCACCTGCCTCTTCTGGGCGGTCGACAACAACCTGGGGCAGCGGCTCTCGGCAAAGGACCCCCTCCTCGTCATCTCCGTAAAGGGGATCGGGGCCGGCACCGTCACGCTCCTCGTCGCGCTCGCCGCAGGCGAACATCTCCCGGGCCCGGCCACGGCCGCTGCCGCCATGGTGGTCGGGTTCCTCTGTTACGGGGGGTTGACGAGCATCCTTTTCCTCCTCGCCCTCCGTGGTATCGGCGCCGCCCGGGCGGGTTCGCTCCTTGCCGTCTCCCCGTTCTTCGGTGTCCTCTTCTCGCTCCTGCTCTTCGCCGAACTGCCGGCGGGCGCGTTCTACGTCGCGCTGCCCGTCATGGCGCTCGGGGCCTGGCTGATGATCTCCGAGGAGCACTCTCACCCTCACCGGCACCCGGCGACCGTCCACGAGCACCGTCACCGCCACGACGACCTACACCACGACCACGACCACGAGGCCGGCGACCCGCCGCTCTCGGCGGCCGGCGAGCATTCCCATGTGCACGCCCATGCCGAACTCGCCCACGAGCACCCGCACCAGCCTGATATTCATCACCGGCACCTGCACAGGCGGTAG
- a CDS encoding glycerophosphodiester phosphodiesterase yields the protein MLIIGHRGARALGPENTLRALRRGMACADLVEVDLRLTRDGIPVAIHDATVDRTTDGTGPVKGYTLEDLTALDAGEGETIPTLQAVLDLVHNESGLVVEIKEPGTEAIIVSMLMGRMPERLFLVSFHPESVAMAKRLLPGAQAGLIYSGEADDPVGLALSVQAEIILPRWDRVSHEVVERAHDAGLLVVPWVLNGEDDIEEAVRLGVDGFASDDPCAARRYLQGGATSPAR from the coding sequence ATGCTCATCATCGGACACCGGGGGGCAAGGGCTCTCGGACCGGAGAACACCCTGCGGGCCCTGCGAAGAGGTATGGCGTGCGCCGATCTCGTCGAGGTCGACCTGCGCCTCACAAGAGACGGTATCCCGGTCGCAATCCACGACGCGACCGTCGACCGGACGACCGACGGGACCGGGCCGGTCAAAGGCTATACCCTCGAGGACCTGACGGCGCTTGATGCGGGAGAGGGCGAGACGATCCCGACGCTCCAGGCGGTTCTCGACCTCGTCCACAACGAGTCGGGGCTTGTCGTGGAGATCAAAGAGCCCGGGACCGAAGCGATCATCGTCTCGATGCTCATGGGCCGGATGCCGGAACGGCTCTTTTTAGTCTCGTTCCACCCGGAAAGCGTTGCGATGGCAAAGAGGCTCCTCCCCGGAGCACAGGCGGGCCTCATCTACTCGGGGGAGGCTGATGACCCCGTCGGGCTCGCCCTCTCGGTGCAGGCGGAGATCATCCTCCCGCGGTGGGACCGGGTCTCGCACGAGGTGGTGGAGCGGGCGCACGACGCCGGGCTGCTCGTCGTTCCCTGGGTGCTGAATGGGGAGGACGATATCGAAGAAGCGGTGCGGCTCGGCGTCGACGGATTCGCGAGCGACGACCCCTGCGCCGCACGCCGATACCTGCAGGGCGGAGCCACGTCGCCGGCGAGGTGA